Proteins encoded together in one Rubripirellula reticaptiva window:
- a CDS encoding alpha/beta fold hydrolase: MNAIASDLLPYTSHDFRVGDHTLRYLDEGSGDDVILCIHGNPTWSFYWRNVIQCFSSTHRVITVDHIGCGRSDKPPRDKFSYTMAAHRDNLVALIDHLNLQNVTLLAHDWGGAIGLSSLVARRERFSRIMLLNTAAFPPPYMPWRIAACRIPLIGTAAVRGLNAFAKAAVTMAMDRNKMTSDVARGLLAPYDSWQNRVAIDSFVRDIPMHPSHPTYQTLVDLEASLPSLAPMPSLLVWGMKDWCFRPECLRRFEAVWPSAKTLEIADAGHYVIEDAPDETLAAIEEFLTSTAHG; this comes from the coding sequence ATGAACGCCATCGCCTCGGATCTGCTGCCCTACACGTCCCACGATTTTCGTGTCGGTGATCACACGCTGCGATACCTCGACGAAGGCAGCGGTGACGACGTGATCCTTTGTATTCACGGCAACCCGACGTGGAGCTTCTATTGGCGAAACGTCATCCAGTGTTTCAGCTCGACTCATCGCGTGATCACGGTCGATCACATCGGTTGCGGGCGAAGTGATAAGCCGCCACGCGACAAATTTTCTTACACGATGGCGGCTCATCGTGACAATCTGGTCGCACTGATCGATCATCTGAATCTCCAAAACGTGACCTTGTTGGCTCATGACTGGGGCGGCGCGATCGGTTTGTCGTCGTTGGTTGCCCGTCGCGAGCGTTTTTCGCGAATCATGCTGCTGAACACGGCCGCGTTTCCGCCGCCCTACATGCCGTGGCGTATCGCTGCCTGTCGCATTCCGTTGATTGGTACGGCTGCGGTTCGCGGTCTCAACGCGTTCGCCAAGGCGGCGGTCACGATGGCGATGGACCGTAACAAGATGACCAGTGATGTGGCACGTGGCTTGCTCGCACCGTACGACAGTTGGCAAAACCGTGTTGCGATCGACTCGTTTGTGCGCGACATACCGATGCACCCGAGCCATCCGACATATCAAACTCTCGTCGATCTGGAAGCCTCGCTACCGTCGCTCGCGCCGATGCCGAGTCTGTTGGTTTGGGGCATGAAGGATTGGTGTTTTCGGCCAGAGTGCTTGCGGCGATTCGAAGCGGTTTGGCCATCGGCAAAGACGCTTGAAATTGCCGACGCTGGACACTACGTCATCGAAGATGCTCCCGACGAAACACTTGCCGCGATCGAAGAATTTCTGACGTCGACGGCCCATGGCTGA